TCGTCCCGTAGGGGCTCGTCCCCGTCGTCTGGAAGGGGGGCAGCGGAAGCTGCGTGGCCGTCCCCTCCAGCCTCAGCTCGGTGGCGCTGCCCTCCATGCCCACCACCATGCCGCGCCCGGGCAGGAGCACGTAGACGCTTCCAGGCAGCTGCCCCAGCCGCGCGTCCGGCTTGGGGGCCTTGCCCACCAGCCGCGAGGCCTCCTTCACCATCGCCGCTCCCTGTCCATCGTCGACGAAGCCCCCGCCCGTCGTCGCGAAGGCGCATACCTCCTGGCCCTTGAGCGCATAGCCCGCATGTCCTCCGGACTCGCGCGGGATGCTCACCGTGGTGACTCCCCCCGAGGTCGTGGGCTTCACCTCCGTCTTGCCGCTGCCGGAGACCAGCACCCCGGCGGCCTTGTCCTGGAAGAGCTTCGGGTCCTTCAGCCGTGTGCAGGAGATGCGGCCATTGGCGCGCAGGGAGACGGTCACGGGGCCGGAGGGGTCGATGCCCAGGCCGGCGAGGGCCTCCGGCTGGCTGGGGTCGAGCGAGAGCCAGGGGTGGAGCTCGGCGTACCAGACGATGGGCCGCAACAAGGCGGCATGCTGTCCCGCCCGGTCCAGGAAGGCGGTGACACCTTGGATCGCGTCCAGCCGCGGAATGTGGACGACGGTCGCCGAAGCAGTGGCGGCACGGGGCGCGGGGGCGGCGGCGAGCGAGGCCGCGAGGACGAGGGCGAACATGGCCCCGTGTGAGAGCAGCGCGCCCGGTGCCCTGTCAAGGTGGAGCGGAGCGTCGCGGGGCCAACACTCGGAGGGCTCGTGTGGGGTGACGGCGTTGCCAGGACGCTGCACCACCGGGCTCCATCCGGGCTCCATGAGCAACAACGAGGCAACCCCGGGTTCCGCGAGCAGCCGTGACCACGCCTTCGAGCGGGCGCAGGCGGCCTATCTCGACCGCTGCGCACCGGGACACCGCACGCGCCGGGTCCGTTGGTCCGGTGGCACGACGCAAATCATCGAGCTGGGCGAAGGGCCGCCCCTGCTCCTGCTGCACGGAGGCCTCGGCGAAGCCATCCAGTGGGCGAACATCCTCCCGGCGCTCGCCCGGAAGCACCGCGTGATGGCGGTCGATCGTCCCGGACACGGTCTGGCGGACCCGTTCGACTATGGGGAGGTGGACCTGCTGGCGTGCGCGCGGCGCTTCCTCGGAGAGCTCCTCGATGCCGAGGGCCTTGCGTCCGTGCCGATCGTCGCCGCCTCCATGGGCGGGCTCTGGTCCCTCGACTTCGCGCTGACCCATCCACAGCGGGTGCCCCGGCTGGTGCTCACCGGTGCCCCGGCGGGCGTCACGCGCACACTGCCCCTTCAGATGCGGCTGGGGACGTTGCCGGTGTTGAAGACGCTCGTGCGGTCGATGATGCGCCAGCCCACGCGCGACAGCACCCGCGCCTTCTGGAAGCAACTGCTCGTGGCGCATCCGGAACGTCTCTCGGATGACCTGGTGGACCTGCTGACCGAGAGCCAGCGGCGCAACGCCCCGAGCTGGTTCACGCTCATCGACCGGGCCTTCGATGTGCGGGGGATGAAGAAGGGGTTGTTGCTCACCGGGCGCTGGAAGGATCTCCCGGTCCCGACGACCCTGGTGTGGGGCGAGCGGGACGCGTGGGGTGGGCCCGCGCTGGGCGAGGCCATTGCGTCCATGAACCCCCGGGTGCGCATGGTGCGGATTCCCGACGCCGGCCATGCGGTCTGGATGGATGCCCCGGAGCTCGTTGTCGAGGCAATCGAGGGGGCCCTCAGCGGCGAGGAGTTCGTGCACTCCCTGACTGCCCGCCGGGCATCCCCCTCGTGATTGCTGCCAATCGCCAGCACCTGCCCTAACGTCAGCGGGTGATGACCGCGACCATTGCCAACAATCCGCTGCTTCAGAACGAAGGACTTCCGAAGTTCGACCGCATCCGCTCCGAGCATGTCGAGCCGGCCATCCGCGAGCTGCTGGCGCGCCTGAACGCCGACCTCGATGCGCTCGAGCGCGATGTCCAGCCCACCTGGGAGGGCACGGTGGCGCGCCTGTCCTCCATCACCGAGCCGCTCGGCCTCGCGTGGGGCGCCGTGAACCACCTCATGAGCGTGCTCAACAGCCCGGAGCTGCGCCAGGCCCACTCCGCCGTCGAGGGCGACGTCGTGGAGACCTTCATGCGCATCGGCCAGAGCGTGCCCCTCTACCGGGCACTCAAGGCCCTGCGCGAGGGGCCGGAGTGGAAGAAGCTCGACGCCGCCCAGCACCGCGTCGTCGACGCCTCCATCCGTGACGCCGAGCTGTCCGGCGTGGGTCTCGAGGGCGAGGCCCGCGAGCGCTTCCAGGACCTCGAGCGCGAGCTGGCCGAGCTGTCCACCCGCTTCACCAACAACGTCATCGACGCCAACAAGGCCTGGTCCATGACGCTCGCGAAGCCCGAGGAGGTGGAGGGCCTCCCCCCCAGCGCGCTCGCCATGGCCGCCCAGATGGCGAAGCAGGGCCTGCCCGAGGGCGCCCCCGAGCCCACCCCCGAGAAGGGTCCCTGGCGCATCACCCTCGATGCCCCCAGCTACGTGCCCTTCCTCGAGCACTCGCGCCGCCCGGACCTGCGCGAGAAGCTCTACCGCGCCTTCGTCACCCGTGCCTCCTCGGGGGACCTGGACAACGGCCCCCTCATCGAGCGCATCCTCTTCCTGCGCCGCGAGAAGTCGCGCCTGCTCGGCTACTCCTCGTTCGCCGAGGTGAGCCTCGCGGCCAAGATGGCGCCGGGCGTGCAGGCCGTCGAGAAGCTGCTCGGTGAGCTGCGGGACGCCGCCCGCTCGCGCGCCCGGGCCGAGAACACCGAGCTCACCGAGTACGCCCGCCGCAAGACGGGCAATGCCTCGCTCGAGCTGAAGCTGTGGGACGTGCCCTTCTGGGCCGAGCGGCTGCGCGAGGAGCGCTACGCCTATACCGACGAGGAGCTCCGGCCGTACTTCGCGCTGCCCCGCGTGCTGGATGGCCTCTTCGACACCGCGAAGCGGCTCTTCGGCGTCACCGTGCGCGCCGCCAACGGCGAGGTCCCCGTCTGGGATCCGAGCGTCCAGTTCTTCCGCGTGGCCGATGAGTCCGGCAAGGACATCGCCGCCTTCTACCTGGACCCCTACAGCCGCCCGGCCACCAAGCGCGGCGGGGCGTGGATGAATGGCGCGCTCGACCGCAAGCGCAAGCCGGATGGGAACCTGCAACTGCCGGTGGCCTACCTCGTCTGCAACGCCACGCCGCCGGTGGGCAACAAGCCCGCGCTCCTCACCTTCCAGGAGGTGGAGACGCTCTTCCACGAGTTCGGCCACGG
The sequence above is drawn from the Archangium gephyra genome and encodes:
- a CDS encoding alpha/beta fold hydrolase, producing MTALPGRCTTGLHPGSMSNNEATPGSASSRDHAFERAQAAYLDRCAPGHRTRRVRWSGGTTQIIELGEGPPLLLLHGGLGEAIQWANILPALARKHRVMAVDRPGHGLADPFDYGEVDLLACARRFLGELLDAEGLASVPIVAASMGGLWSLDFALTHPQRVPRLVLTGAPAGVTRTLPLQMRLGTLPVLKTLVRSMMRQPTRDSTRAFWKQLLVAHPERLSDDLVDLLTESQRRNAPSWFTLIDRAFDVRGMKKGLLLTGRWKDLPVPTTLVWGERDAWGGPALGEAIASMNPRVRMVRIPDAGHAVWMDAPELVVEAIEGALSGEEFVHSLTARRASPS
- a CDS encoding M3 family metallopeptidase produces the protein MTATIANNPLLQNEGLPKFDRIRSEHVEPAIRELLARLNADLDALERDVQPTWEGTVARLSSITEPLGLAWGAVNHLMSVLNSPELRQAHSAVEGDVVETFMRIGQSVPLYRALKALREGPEWKKLDAAQHRVVDASIRDAELSGVGLEGEARERFQDLERELAELSTRFTNNVIDANKAWSMTLAKPEEVEGLPPSALAMAAQMAKQGLPEGAPEPTPEKGPWRITLDAPSYVPFLEHSRRPDLREKLYRAFVTRASSGDLDNGPLIERILFLRREKSRLLGYSSFAEVSLAAKMAPGVQAVEKLLGELRDAARSRARAENTELTEYARRKTGNASLELKLWDVPFWAERLREERYAYTDEELRPYFALPRVLDGLFDTAKRLFGVTVRAANGEVPVWDPSVQFFRVADESGKDIAAFYLDPYSRPATKRGGAWMNGALDRKRKPDGNLQLPVAYLVCNATPPVGNKPALLTFQEVETLFHEFGHGLQHMLTRVDYPEAAGINNVEWDAVELPSQFMENWCFHEETLSRLARHVDTGEPLPKPLQDKIRAGRIYRAASMSLRQVYFATLDLELHHRYQPAGDGQSGFLEVQKRVMRDNTVLPPLPEDRFLCAFTHIFAGGYAAGYYSYKWAEVLSADAFSAFEEAGLSDAQALSRTGRRFRDTVLALGGSRHPLEVFQEFRGRAPSTQPLLKQTGLLETQELESTAPMM